The genomic segment GCTGGCCGCCGCCGCGCGGGGCGAGCGGATCGTTCTGGGCGCGTTCGACGGCGACACGCTCGTCGGGACCGTGACGCTGATACTCGACCTCCCGCCCAACCAGCCGCACCGGGCCGAGGTCGCCAAGATGATGACCCGCGTGAGCCACCGGGGCCGCGGGACCGCGAAGGCACTATTGCGGGCGGCCGAGCGGCTGGCGCTCGACCACGGGCGGACGCTCCTGGTCCTCGACACCGCGACCGACGGCAGCGCCTCCGCGCTGTACGAATCGGTGGGGTACGAACGGGCCGGCGTGATCCCGGACTACGCGCTGAAGCCCCACGGCGGGCTGACGGGAACCATCTTCTACTGGAAGCGCCTCGGGAACCCGCCCGCGTAGCGCGACTGATCGCGGGCTCCCAGGCTCGTCAATCGGAGAGCGGTCTATTCCTTCAATTCGCGGAGCCGTTTGGCTTCGGCGAAGTCCTTGTCTGCCTTGTCGAACTCGCCCTTCTGAAACCACGCGTTCCCGCGGCCGAGGAAGCCACTCGCGCTTTTGGGGTCGAGCCGGATGACCTCGTCGTAGTCCTTGAT from the Frigoriglobus tundricola genome contains:
- a CDS encoding GNAT family N-acetyltransferase, which gives rise to MPEIRIARLAASQPVREALSAILVEAVANGGSVSFMHPLPVAEADAFWDRSLAAAARGERIVLGAFDGDTLVGTVTLILDLPPNQPHRAEVAKMMTRVSHRGRGTAKALLRAAERLALDHGRTLLVLDTATDGSASALYESVGYERAGVIPDYALKPHGGLTGTIFYWKRLGNPPA
- a CDS encoding tetratricopeptide repeat protein, which encodes MYRRLCYALAMVAWAFSPITAEEPKTVAEFNSRGLVWQEKGEFDKAIKDYDEVIRLDPKSASGFLGRGNAWFQKGEFDKADKDFAEAKRLRELKE